From Triticum aestivum cultivar Chinese Spring chromosome 4A, IWGSC CS RefSeq v2.1, whole genome shotgun sequence, a single genomic window includes:
- the LOC123087059 gene encoding SWI/SNF complex subunit SWI3D isoform X1, giving the protein MEPKSQPAAHGDGAPAEAPRRRGGGGKRKASGSSFTPSKRHAKERNAAFHAPSHMLHSGPLTRAARQSPHKLSTAPADAAPAAAVPGGSGPGEGSAIRPDEVQTPAEETPLVDEGFEAVRSRGAGVHVVPTFAGWFSWKEIHQVEKQTLPSFFNGKSEKRTPEIYSGIRNSIMMKFHANPQLQLEPKDLAELSVGEVDARQEVFDFLDHWGLINFHPFPPAGLEESKPEESQSDSRNEEKASLIEKLFKFEPVQSYMIPLPNKGEGEIPVPLPTLLPDPVLVEDVIAAAEPSVEYHCNSCSVDCSGKRYHCRTQADFDLCSNCYNEEKFDGGMSKTDFILMDSTEVSGARGTSWTDEETLLLLEALEIFGGKWTEIAEHVATKTKTQCMLHFLQMQIEDRFHDGDDIHQNIHESTEQALVEKSTPEVPEKMETEEKVEGKDTKDEKPSEKTEGNHTEEKTEEGSVVENKDAKNSGGADSVTTPNVDEPKPSSDTDLAKENSVNLDTSEKNAPDDAIVISGENASNDAIDILKSAFEAVGNFPGHEGSFADAGNPVMALAAFLAGLVEDDNATTSCRSSLKAISEDSPALQLASRHCYILEDPPSDLKDIFVTVSNTNKDEDQAKGEDQAKGEDQAKDEHMVIDSTGTEKKDINVKEENTVSVEKQNSPSISPKDHKESDTKNVSCDDEAPTVEPKSNKAKETDDPVPLVDKGASNDTKVPSSSTKDSVAPENNANGCGLSASQEVVAGSTTCATNPELLKDKPSSEVEPDDDSPSQGKIELNKTEDAVAAPTAVQEDEETHTLGNGKLEEPNSAENVPADGEMVSRVTAEHNDSLTRLKRAAATAVSAAAAKAKLLAEQEEDQIRRLAALVVEKLLQKTEAKMSLFADVEHVALRTREYTEKTRKKLLMERNAIIAARMGALPSRPNQQGAAGNRLPPGYGAPAVRPPNAMPRPSS; this is encoded by the exons ATGGAGCCCAAGTCCCAGCCCGCGGCGCACGGCGACGGGGCGCCGGCCGAGGCCCcccgccgccgcggcggcggcggcaagcgcaAGGCGTCGGGGTCGTCGTTCACGCCGTCCAAGCGGCACGCCAAGGAGCGCAACGCCGCCTTCCACGCGCCCTCCCACATGCTGCACAGCGGGCCGCTCACGCGCGCCGCGCGCCAGTCGCCGCACAAGCTCTCGACCGCCCCGGCGGATGCGGCCCCCGCGGCGGCCGTGCCGGGGGGATCGGGCCCGGGCGAGGGCTCCGCGATTCGGCCCGACGAGGTGCAGACGCCCGCCGAGGAAACGCCGCTGGTGGATGAGGGGTTCGAGGCCGTTCGATCCCGCGGCGCCGGCGTCCATGTGGTCCCTACCTTCGCCG GATGGTTTTCATGGAAGGAAATCCACCAAGTTGAGAAGCAAACCCTGCCTTCGTTTTTTAACGGAAAATCGGAGAAGCGGACACCAGAGATATACTCGGGGATTAGAAATTCTATCATGATGAAATTTCATGCCAATCCTCAGCTGCAGCTGGAGCCCAAAGATTTGGCTGAGCTGTCAGTTGGGGAGGTCGATGCTCGACAGGAAGTGTTTGATTTTTTGGATCACTGGGGCCTGATCAATTTCCACCCTTTTCCACCTGCTGGCCTAGAAGAGAGTAAGCCAGAGGAGAGCCAAAGCGATTCTCGCAATGAGGAGAAAGCTTCTCTCATTGAGAAGCTGTTTAAATTTGAACCGGTTCAGTCATACATGATTCCTTTACCAAATAAAGGGGAGGGGGAAATTCCAGTGCCTCTGCCTACGTTGCTTCCTGATCCTGTTCTAGTGGAAGATGTAATTGCAGCAGCTGAGCCTTCCGTTGAGTACCATTGCAACTCTTGTTCAGTTGATTGCTCAGGCAAGCGCTATCATTGCCGGACCCAG GCAGATTTTGACCTGTGTTCTAACTGCTACAACGAAGAAAAATTCGATGGAGGCATGTCCAAAACAGATTTCATCCTCATGGATTCCACAGAAGTTTCTGGTGCTCGTGGTACTAGCTGGACTGATGAGGAGACATTGCTTCTCTTAGAAGCTCTGGAAATTTTTGGTGGAAAATGGACTGAGATTGCCGAACATGTTgctacaaaaacaaaaacacagtGTATGTTACACTTTCTGCAAATGCAAATTGAGGATCGCTTCCATGATGGTGATGATATTCACCAAAATATCCATGAAAGCACAGAGCAAGCCTTGGTGGAAAAAAGCACCCCTGAAGTACCTGAGAAAATGGAAACTGAAGAGAAAGTTGAAGGAAAAGATACCAAGGATGAGAAGCCTTCAGAGAAAACGGAAGGCAATCacacagaagaaaaaacagaagaaggaAGTGTTGTTGAAAATAAAGATGCCAAAAATTCAGGTGGTGCAGATTCAGTCACAACACCAAACGTTGATGAGCCAAAACCATCTTCTGATACTGACCTAGCAAAGGAAAATTCTGTTAATCTTGATACTTCTGAGAAAAATGCGCCAGATGATGCTATTGTTATTTCTGGTGAAAATGCATCAAATGATGCTATTGATATCCTGAAATCTGCGTTCGAGGCTGTTGGTAACTTCCCTGGACATGAAGGTTCGTTTGCTGATGCAGGGAATCCTGTTATGGCATTG GCAGCATTTTTGGCTGGTCTTGTGGAAGATGACAATGCTACCACTTCTTGCCGTAGTTCACTAAAAGCTATCTCAGAGGATTCTCCTGCACTACAATTGGCAAGTAGGCACTGTTATATTCTTGAAGATCCACCGAGTGATCTGAAAGACATTTTTGTCACTGTAAG TAATACAAATAAAGATGAGGATCAAGCAAAAGGTGAGGATCAAGCAAAAGGTGAGGATCAAGCAAAAGATGAGCATATGGTCATAGATTCAACTGGTACTGAGAAAAAGGACATCAATGTTAAGGAAGAGAATACCGTGTCTGTGGAAAAGCAAAACAGTCCATCCATTTCACCAAAAGACCACAAAGAATCAGATACTAAGAATGTATCTTGCGATGATGAAGCACCCACAGTGGAGCCTAAATCCAATAAAGCTAAGGAGACCGATGATCCAGTTCCTCTGGTGGATAAGGGTGCGTCCAACGACACAAAAGTTCCATCAAGTTCTACCAAAGATTCAGTTGCTCCAGAAAATAATGCAAATGGATGTGGTTTGTCAGCTTCTCAAGAGGTTGTTGCAGGAAGTACTACATGTGCAACTAATCCTGAGCTGTTAAAGGACAAACCAAGTTCTGAAGTGGAGCCAGATGATGATTCACCTTCACAAGGCAAGATCGAGCTTAACAAGACTGAAGATGCAGTTGCTGCCCCAACTGCCGTACAAGAAGATGAGGAAACCCATACATTGGGGAATGGCAAGCTGGAAG AACCTAACAGTGCTGAAAATGTACCTGCCGATGGAGAGATGGTCTCAAGAGTGACCGCCGAGCATAATGATTCCTTAACTAGGCTAAAACGAGCCGCAGCGACTGCTGTTTCAGCAGCTGCTGCGAAGGCTAAGCTCCTTGCTGAGCAGGAAGAAGATCAAATTCGACGGCTAGCTGCACTGGTGGTTGAGAAACTG CTGCAGAAGACGGAGGCGAAGATGTCATTATTTGCAGATGTTGAGCATGTGGCCCTGCGCACAAGAGAATACACTGAAAAGACCAGAAAGAAGCTTCTGATGGAGCGGAACGCAATAATCGCAGCTCGCATGGGTGCACTGCCATCTAGGCCGAACCAGCAGGGTGCAGCTGGGAACAGATTGCCGCCCGGATATGGCGCCCCTGCAGTAAGACCGCCAAACGCAATGCCCCGGCCGAGCAGCTGA
- the LOC123087059 gene encoding SWI/SNF complex subunit SWI3D isoform X2, which yields MEPKSQPAAHGDGAPAEAPRRRGGGGKRKASGSSFTPSKRHAKERNAAFHAPSHMLHSGPLTRAARQSPHKLSTAPADAAPAAAVPGGSGPGEGSAIRPDEVQTPAEETPLVDEGFEAVRSRGAGVHVVPTFAGWFSWKEIHQVEKQTLPSFFNGKSEKRTPEIYSGIRNSIMMKFHANPQLQLEPKDLAELSVGEVDARQEVFDFLDHWGLINFHPFPPAGLEESKPEESQSDSRNEEKASLIEKLFKFEPVQSYMIPLPNKGEGEIPVPLPTLLPDPVLVEDVIAAAEPSVEYHCNSCSVDCSGKRYHCRTQADFDLCSNCYNEEKFDGGMSKTDFILMDSTEVSGARGTSWTDEETLLLLEALEIFGGKWTEIAEHVATKTKTQCMLHFLQMQIEDRFHDGDDIHQNIHESTEQALVEKSTPEVPEKMETEEKVEGKDTKDEKPSEKTEGNHTEEKTEEGSVVENKDAKNSGGADSVTTPNVDEPKPSSDTDLAKENSVNLDTSEKNAPDDAIVISGENASNDAIDILKSAFEAVGNFPGHEGSFADAGNPVMALAAFLAGLVEDDNATTSCRSSLKAISEDSPALQLASRHCYILEDPPSDLKDIFVTVSNTNKDEDQAKGEDQAKGEDQAKDEHMVIDSTGTEKKDINVKEENTVSVEKQNSPSISPKDHKESDTKNVSCDDEAPTVEPKSNKAKETDDPVPLVDKASQEVVAGSTTCATNPELLKDKPSSEVEPDDDSPSQGKIELNKTEDAVAAPTAVQEDEETHTLGNGKLEEPNSAENVPADGEMVSRVTAEHNDSLTRLKRAAATAVSAAAAKAKLLAEQEEDQIRRLAALVVEKLLQKTEAKMSLFADVEHVALRTREYTEKTRKKLLMERNAIIAARMGALPSRPNQQGAAGNRLPPGYGAPAVRPPNAMPRPSS from the exons ATGGAGCCCAAGTCCCAGCCCGCGGCGCACGGCGACGGGGCGCCGGCCGAGGCCCcccgccgccgcggcggcggcggcaagcgcaAGGCGTCGGGGTCGTCGTTCACGCCGTCCAAGCGGCACGCCAAGGAGCGCAACGCCGCCTTCCACGCGCCCTCCCACATGCTGCACAGCGGGCCGCTCACGCGCGCCGCGCGCCAGTCGCCGCACAAGCTCTCGACCGCCCCGGCGGATGCGGCCCCCGCGGCGGCCGTGCCGGGGGGATCGGGCCCGGGCGAGGGCTCCGCGATTCGGCCCGACGAGGTGCAGACGCCCGCCGAGGAAACGCCGCTGGTGGATGAGGGGTTCGAGGCCGTTCGATCCCGCGGCGCCGGCGTCCATGTGGTCCCTACCTTCGCCG GATGGTTTTCATGGAAGGAAATCCACCAAGTTGAGAAGCAAACCCTGCCTTCGTTTTTTAACGGAAAATCGGAGAAGCGGACACCAGAGATATACTCGGGGATTAGAAATTCTATCATGATGAAATTTCATGCCAATCCTCAGCTGCAGCTGGAGCCCAAAGATTTGGCTGAGCTGTCAGTTGGGGAGGTCGATGCTCGACAGGAAGTGTTTGATTTTTTGGATCACTGGGGCCTGATCAATTTCCACCCTTTTCCACCTGCTGGCCTAGAAGAGAGTAAGCCAGAGGAGAGCCAAAGCGATTCTCGCAATGAGGAGAAAGCTTCTCTCATTGAGAAGCTGTTTAAATTTGAACCGGTTCAGTCATACATGATTCCTTTACCAAATAAAGGGGAGGGGGAAATTCCAGTGCCTCTGCCTACGTTGCTTCCTGATCCTGTTCTAGTGGAAGATGTAATTGCAGCAGCTGAGCCTTCCGTTGAGTACCATTGCAACTCTTGTTCAGTTGATTGCTCAGGCAAGCGCTATCATTGCCGGACCCAG GCAGATTTTGACCTGTGTTCTAACTGCTACAACGAAGAAAAATTCGATGGAGGCATGTCCAAAACAGATTTCATCCTCATGGATTCCACAGAAGTTTCTGGTGCTCGTGGTACTAGCTGGACTGATGAGGAGACATTGCTTCTCTTAGAAGCTCTGGAAATTTTTGGTGGAAAATGGACTGAGATTGCCGAACATGTTgctacaaaaacaaaaacacagtGTATGTTACACTTTCTGCAAATGCAAATTGAGGATCGCTTCCATGATGGTGATGATATTCACCAAAATATCCATGAAAGCACAGAGCAAGCCTTGGTGGAAAAAAGCACCCCTGAAGTACCTGAGAAAATGGAAACTGAAGAGAAAGTTGAAGGAAAAGATACCAAGGATGAGAAGCCTTCAGAGAAAACGGAAGGCAATCacacagaagaaaaaacagaagaaggaAGTGTTGTTGAAAATAAAGATGCCAAAAATTCAGGTGGTGCAGATTCAGTCACAACACCAAACGTTGATGAGCCAAAACCATCTTCTGATACTGACCTAGCAAAGGAAAATTCTGTTAATCTTGATACTTCTGAGAAAAATGCGCCAGATGATGCTATTGTTATTTCTGGTGAAAATGCATCAAATGATGCTATTGATATCCTGAAATCTGCGTTCGAGGCTGTTGGTAACTTCCCTGGACATGAAGGTTCGTTTGCTGATGCAGGGAATCCTGTTATGGCATTG GCAGCATTTTTGGCTGGTCTTGTGGAAGATGACAATGCTACCACTTCTTGCCGTAGTTCACTAAAAGCTATCTCAGAGGATTCTCCTGCACTACAATTGGCAAGTAGGCACTGTTATATTCTTGAAGATCCACCGAGTGATCTGAAAGACATTTTTGTCACTGTAAG TAATACAAATAAAGATGAGGATCAAGCAAAAGGTGAGGATCAAGCAAAAGGTGAGGATCAAGCAAAAGATGAGCATATGGTCATAGATTCAACTGGTACTGAGAAAAAGGACATCAATGTTAAGGAAGAGAATACCGTGTCTGTGGAAAAGCAAAACAGTCCATCCATTTCACCAAAAGACCACAAAGAATCAGATACTAAGAATGTATCTTGCGATGATGAAGCACCCACAGTGGAGCCTAAATCCAATAAAGCTAAGGAGACCGATGATCCAGTTCCTCTGGTGGATAAGG CTTCTCAAGAGGTTGTTGCAGGAAGTACTACATGTGCAACTAATCCTGAGCTGTTAAAGGACAAACCAAGTTCTGAAGTGGAGCCAGATGATGATTCACCTTCACAAGGCAAGATCGAGCTTAACAAGACTGAAGATGCAGTTGCTGCCCCAACTGCCGTACAAGAAGATGAGGAAACCCATACATTGGGGAATGGCAAGCTGGAAG AACCTAACAGTGCTGAAAATGTACCTGCCGATGGAGAGATGGTCTCAAGAGTGACCGCCGAGCATAATGATTCCTTAACTAGGCTAAAACGAGCCGCAGCGACTGCTGTTTCAGCAGCTGCTGCGAAGGCTAAGCTCCTTGCTGAGCAGGAAGAAGATCAAATTCGACGGCTAGCTGCACTGGTGGTTGAGAAACTG CTGCAGAAGACGGAGGCGAAGATGTCATTATTTGCAGATGTTGAGCATGTGGCCCTGCGCACAAGAGAATACACTGAAAAGACCAGAAAGAAGCTTCTGATGGAGCGGAACGCAATAATCGCAGCTCGCATGGGTGCACTGCCATCTAGGCCGAACCAGCAGGGTGCAGCTGGGAACAGATTGCCGCCCGGATATGGCGCCCCTGCAGTAAGACCGCCAAACGCAATGCCCCGGCCGAGCAGCTGA